In Canis lupus familiaris isolate Mischka breed German Shepherd chromosome 24, alternate assembly UU_Cfam_GSD_1.0, whole genome shotgun sequence, a single genomic region encodes these proteins:
- the C24H20orf141 gene encoding uncharacterized protein C20orf141 homolog, producing the protein MTQLCLPRPKGPAYPIPVPPRGLSAGEGSNSPVSPCMSPWGLSPAQLWDSVLGLGALGLTVRAVFSTAGPVLLLLLLLLLVSFLTFDLFHCPAGPVQPQHILLTGQSQGAGEGPGLQEAVLLPTVAVTGQLSPQEALLLLLLSLGLLLGACSVPLALLGLAFYLHPWI; encoded by the exons ATGACCCAGCTTTGCTTGCCCAGGCCCAAAGGCCCTGCTTATCCTATCCCAGTCCCTCCCAGGGGCCTGAGTGCTGGGGAGGGGTCGAATAGTCCAGTAAGTCCATGTATGTCTCCCTGGGGCCTTAGCCCGGCCCAGCTCTGGGACAGTGTCCTAGGGCTGGGGGCACTGGGACTGACAGTTCGGGCAGTCTTTTCCACGGCTGGCCCagtcttgctgctgctgctgctgctgctactggtCAGCTTCCTGACCTTCGACCTGTTCCACTG CCCCGCAGGCCCCGTCCAACCACAGCACATACTTCTCACAGGCCAGAGTCAGGGGGCCGGTGAGGGCCCAGGACTGCAGGAGGCTGTACTCCTGCCTACGGTGGCAGTCACGGGACAACTCAGCCCCCAGGAGGCTCTGCTACTGCTGCTCCTGAGCCTGGGGCTACTCCTGGGAGCCTGCAGCGTGCCCTTGGCCCTGCTTGGCCTGGCTTTCTACCTCCATCCTTGGATCTGA
- the TMEM239 gene encoding transmembrane protein 239 isoform X2 — protein MQQPQVETGAIGAGEGPQQAVPWSAWVMRQAWVRWCMCHMPRSWAQWWTTSGWRQPLQRVLWGLEGILYLLLALMLCHALFTTGSYLLSSLWPVVTAAWRHLLPAVLLLVLSALPALLFTASFLLLFSTLLSLVGLLTSMSHPDYTQDLDQ, from the coding sequence ATGCAGCAGCCCCAAGTGGAGACGGGTGCCATCGGGGCCGGCGAGGGGCCGCAGCAGGCAGTGCCCTGGTCAGCCTGGGTCATGCGGCAGGCCTGGGTGCGCTGGTGCATGTGCCACATGCCTCGGAGCTGGGCCCAGTGGTGGACCACATCGGGCTGGCGGCAGCCACTCCAGCGTGTGctgtgggggctggaggggatCCTCTACCTGCTGCTGGCGCTGATGCTATGCCACGCGCTCTTCACCACCGGCTCCTACCTGCTGAGCTCCTTGTGGCCTGTCGTGACTGCAGCGTGGCGCCATCTGCTGCCAGCTGTCCTGCTGCTGGTGCTCAgcgccctccctgccctgctcttcACGGCCTCCTTCCTGCTGCTTTTCTCCACGCTGTTGAGCCTCGTGGGCCTCCTCACCTCCATGTCTCACCCAGACTACACTCAGGACTTGGACCAATAG
- the CPXM1 gene encoding probable carboxypeptidase X1 isoform X2, with product MKKRKKLTRPGPLVTAKPPVTTTPAGALDPLEEQEPGCPPLGLESLRVSDSQLEASSSQSFGLGPHRGRLNIQSGLEDGDLYDGAWCAEEQDTEPWFQVDARHPTRFSGIITQGRNSVWRYDWVTSYKVQFSNDSQTWWGSRNRSSGTDAVFPANSDPETPVLNLLPEPQVARFIRLLPQKWLQGGTSCLRAEILACPISDPNDLFPKAPELESSDPLDFRHHNYKAMRKLMKEVNEKCPNITRIYSIGKSHQGLKLYVMEMSDQPGEHELGEPEVRYVAGMHGNEALGRELVLLLMQFLCHEFLRGDPRVTRLLTETRIHLLPSMNPDGYETAFRRGSELVGWAEGRWNHQGIDLNHNFADLNTPLWEAEDDGLVPDTVPNHHLPLPAYYTLPNATVAPETRAVIEWMKRIPFVLSANLHGGELVVSYPFDMTRTPWAARELTPTPDDSVFRWLSTVYAGTNRAMQDPDRRPCHNQDFSLHGNIINGADWHTVPGSMNDFSYLHTNCFEITVELSCDKFPHENELPQEWENNKDALLTYLEQVRMGITGVVRDKDTELGIADAVIAVDGINHDVTTAWGGDYWRLLTPGDYMVTASAEGYHTATRSCRVPFEEGPVPCNFHLTKTPKQRLRELLAAGAKVPPDLRRRLERLRGQKH from the exons ATGAAGAAACGAAAGAAGCTAACTCGTCCTGGACCCCTGGTGACTGCCAAGCCTCCGGTGACCACCACCCCTGCAGGAGCCCTTGACCCCCTAGAGGAGCAGGAACCAG gctgcccccccttGGGCCTGGAGTCCCTGCGAGTTTCGGATAGCCAGCTCGAGGCATCCAGCAGCCAGTCCTTTGGTCTTGGACCACACCGGGGACGGCTCAACATCCAG TCAGGCCTGGAGGACGGCGATCTGTATGACGGGGCCTGGTGTGCTGAGGAGCAGGATACTGAGCCGTGGTTTCAGGTGGATGCTAGGCACCCCACCCGCTTCTCAGGCATTATCACACAGGGCAGGAACTCTGTCTGGAG GTACGACTGGGTCACATCATACAAGGTCCAGTTCAGCAATGACAGTCAGACGTGGTGGGGGAGTAGGAACCGTAGCAGTGGGACGGATGCG GTGTTTCCTGCCAACTCAGACCCAGAGACACCAGTGCTGAACCTCCTGCCTGAGCCCCAGGTAGCCCGCTTCATTCGCCTGCTGCCCCAGAAATGGCTCCAGGGAGGCACATCTTGCCTCCGGGCAGAGATCCTAGCCTGCCCGATCTCAG ATCCTAACGACCTATTCCCTAAGGCCCCCGAATTGGAATCCTCTGATCCTTTGGACTTCCGGCATCACAATTACAAGGCCATGAGGAAG CTGATGAAGGAGGTGAACGAGAAGTGCCCCAACATCACCCGCATCTACAGCATCGGGAAGAGCCACCAGGGCCTGAAGCTGTATGTGATGGAAATGTCGGACCAGCCTGGGGAGCATGAGCTGG GAGAGCCTGAGGTGCGCTATGTGGCTGGCATGCATGGGAATGAGGCCCTGGGGCGGGAGCTTGTCCTGCTCCTGATGCAGTTCCTGTGTCATGAGTTCCTGCGAGGGGACCCACGAGTGACCCGGCTGCTCACTGAGACACGTATTCACCTGCTGCCCTCCATGAACCCTGATGGCTATGAGACTGCGTTTCGCCGG GGCTCGGAGCTGGTGGGCTGGGCAGAGGGCCGCTGGAACCACCAGGGCATTGATCTTAACCATAATTTTGCTGACCTCAACACACCACTGTGGGAAGCAGAGGATGATGGGCTAGTGCCTGACACTGTCCCCAACCACCACCTGCCACTGCCCGCCTACTACACCCTGCCCAATGCCACT GTGGCCCCTGAAACGCGGGCTGTGATTGAGTGGATGAAGCGGATTCCCTTTGTGCTGAGTGCCAACCTCCATGGGGGTGAGCTCGTGGTGTCCTACCCATTTGACATGACTCGGACCCCGTGGGCTGCCCGTGAACTCACACCCACTCCGGATGATTCCGTATTCCGCTGGCTTAGCACCGTCTATGCTGGCACCAACCGAGCCATGCAGGACCCGGACCGCCGACCCTGCCACAACCAGGACTTCTCCTTGCATGGCAACATCATCAACGGCGCTGACTGGCACACAGTCCCGGGGA GTATGAATGACTTCAGCTACCTCCATACCAACTGCTTTGAAATCACCGTGGAGCTGTCCTGTGACAAGTTTCCTCACGAGAACGAGCTGCCCCAAGAGTGGGAGAACAACAAAGATGCCCTCCTCACCTACCTGGAACAG GTGAGAATGGGCATCACGGGAGTCGTGCGAGACAAAGACACAGAGCTGGGGATTGCTGATGCCGTCATCGCTGTGGATGGGATTAACCATGATGTGACAACAG CATGGGGTGGGGATTACTGGCGCCTGCTGACCCCTGGGGACTACATGGTGACAGCCAGTGCTGAGGGCTACCATACTGCCACCCGGAGCTGCCGGGTCCCCTTTGAAGAGGGCCCAGTACCCTGCAATTTCCACCTCACGAAGACTCCCAAACAGAGACTTCGAGAGCTGCTTGCAGCTGGGGCCAAGGTGCCCCCAGACCTCCGGAGGCGGCTGGAGCGGCTGCGGGGACAGAAGCATTGA
- the CPXM1 gene encoding probable carboxypeptidase X1 isoform X1 yields the protein MWGLLLALAAFAPAVGPGLGAPGTSVLGLAPPAATEARGSTLAPQSSPVQPPAGKSNGTSEQHVRIRIVKKKKIIMKKRKKLTRPGPLVTAKPPVTTTPAGALDPLEEQEPGCPPLGLESLRVSDSQLEASSSQSFGLGPHRGRLNIQSGLEDGDLYDGAWCAEEQDTEPWFQVDARHPTRFSGIITQGRNSVWRYDWVTSYKVQFSNDSQTWWGSRNRSSGTDAVFPANSDPETPVLNLLPEPQVARFIRLLPQKWLQGGTSCLRAEILACPISDPNDLFPKAPELESSDPLDFRHHNYKAMRKLMKEVNEKCPNITRIYSIGKSHQGLKLYVMEMSDQPGEHELGEPEVRYVAGMHGNEALGRELVLLLMQFLCHEFLRGDPRVTRLLTETRIHLLPSMNPDGYETAFRRGSELVGWAEGRWNHQGIDLNHNFADLNTPLWEAEDDGLVPDTVPNHHLPLPAYYTLPNATVAPETRAVIEWMKRIPFVLSANLHGGELVVSYPFDMTRTPWAARELTPTPDDSVFRWLSTVYAGTNRAMQDPDRRPCHNQDFSLHGNIINGADWHTVPGSMNDFSYLHTNCFEITVELSCDKFPHENELPQEWENNKDALLTYLEQVRMGITGVVRDKDTELGIADAVIAVDGINHDVTTAWGGDYWRLLTPGDYMVTASAEGYHTATRSCRVPFEEGPVPCNFHLTKTPKQRLRELLAAGAKVPPDLRRRLERLRGQKH from the exons ATGTGGGGTCTCCTGCTCGCCTTGGCCGCCTTCGCGCCTGCCGTCGGTCCGGGTCTGGGGGCGCCTGGCACCTCGGTGCTGGGACTTGCGCCTCCCGCTGCCACCGAGGCCCGGGGCTCGACCCTGGCCCCGCAGAGCAGCCCGGTACAGCCGCCCGCGGGGAAGAGTAACG GGACCTCAGAACAGCATGTTCGGATTCGCATTGTCAAGAAGAAGAAGATCATTATGAAGAAACGAAAGAAGCTAACTCGTCCTGGACCCCTGGTGACTGCCAAGCCTCCGGTGACCACCACCCCTGCAGGAGCCCTTGACCCCCTAGAGGAGCAGGAACCAG gctgcccccccttGGGCCTGGAGTCCCTGCGAGTTTCGGATAGCCAGCTCGAGGCATCCAGCAGCCAGTCCTTTGGTCTTGGACCACACCGGGGACGGCTCAACATCCAG TCAGGCCTGGAGGACGGCGATCTGTATGACGGGGCCTGGTGTGCTGAGGAGCAGGATACTGAGCCGTGGTTTCAGGTGGATGCTAGGCACCCCACCCGCTTCTCAGGCATTATCACACAGGGCAGGAACTCTGTCTGGAG GTACGACTGGGTCACATCATACAAGGTCCAGTTCAGCAATGACAGTCAGACGTGGTGGGGGAGTAGGAACCGTAGCAGTGGGACGGATGCG GTGTTTCCTGCCAACTCAGACCCAGAGACACCAGTGCTGAACCTCCTGCCTGAGCCCCAGGTAGCCCGCTTCATTCGCCTGCTGCCCCAGAAATGGCTCCAGGGAGGCACATCTTGCCTCCGGGCAGAGATCCTAGCCTGCCCGATCTCAG ATCCTAACGACCTATTCCCTAAGGCCCCCGAATTGGAATCCTCTGATCCTTTGGACTTCCGGCATCACAATTACAAGGCCATGAGGAAG CTGATGAAGGAGGTGAACGAGAAGTGCCCCAACATCACCCGCATCTACAGCATCGGGAAGAGCCACCAGGGCCTGAAGCTGTATGTGATGGAAATGTCGGACCAGCCTGGGGAGCATGAGCTGG GAGAGCCTGAGGTGCGCTATGTGGCTGGCATGCATGGGAATGAGGCCCTGGGGCGGGAGCTTGTCCTGCTCCTGATGCAGTTCCTGTGTCATGAGTTCCTGCGAGGGGACCCACGAGTGACCCGGCTGCTCACTGAGACACGTATTCACCTGCTGCCCTCCATGAACCCTGATGGCTATGAGACTGCGTTTCGCCGG GGCTCGGAGCTGGTGGGCTGGGCAGAGGGCCGCTGGAACCACCAGGGCATTGATCTTAACCATAATTTTGCTGACCTCAACACACCACTGTGGGAAGCAGAGGATGATGGGCTAGTGCCTGACACTGTCCCCAACCACCACCTGCCACTGCCCGCCTACTACACCCTGCCCAATGCCACT GTGGCCCCTGAAACGCGGGCTGTGATTGAGTGGATGAAGCGGATTCCCTTTGTGCTGAGTGCCAACCTCCATGGGGGTGAGCTCGTGGTGTCCTACCCATTTGACATGACTCGGACCCCGTGGGCTGCCCGTGAACTCACACCCACTCCGGATGATTCCGTATTCCGCTGGCTTAGCACCGTCTATGCTGGCACCAACCGAGCCATGCAGGACCCGGACCGCCGACCCTGCCACAACCAGGACTTCTCCTTGCATGGCAACATCATCAACGGCGCTGACTGGCACACAGTCCCGGGGA GTATGAATGACTTCAGCTACCTCCATACCAACTGCTTTGAAATCACCGTGGAGCTGTCCTGTGACAAGTTTCCTCACGAGAACGAGCTGCCCCAAGAGTGGGAGAACAACAAAGATGCCCTCCTCACCTACCTGGAACAG GTGAGAATGGGCATCACGGGAGTCGTGCGAGACAAAGACACAGAGCTGGGGATTGCTGATGCCGTCATCGCTGTGGATGGGATTAACCATGATGTGACAACAG CATGGGGTGGGGATTACTGGCGCCTGCTGACCCCTGGGGACTACATGGTGACAGCCAGTGCTGAGGGCTACCATACTGCCACCCGGAGCTGCCGGGTCCCCTTTGAAGAGGGCCCAGTACCCTGCAATTTCCACCTCACGAAGACTCCCAAACAGAGACTTCGAGAGCTGCTTGCAGCTGGGGCCAAGGTGCCCCCAGACCTCCGGAGGCGGCTGGAGCGGCTGCGGGGACAGAAGCATTGA